A stretch of the Teretinema zuelzerae genome encodes the following:
- a CDS encoding TP0733 family outer membrane beta-barrel protein has product MKQVIISVVLALAGLSLATAQETGPSTQPESNFDYEPIRAGDQYIRMGLGAGIPLFNMTPDGIESETNLNLGGTGSIGYSRYLNSKIAVGGEITFAFNTTIGGNMFFYLPLTFKSTYEFVYRRFHFPVSLGAGFAFQTHNANYYFGPMLKPELGAYWKYSPDWSFGMTAAWSLVPQWYTDSEYNRTGNFLDINAGFRYHF; this is encoded by the coding sequence ATGAAACAGGTGATCATCAGCGTGGTCCTGGCGTTGGCCGGGCTTTCTTTGGCAACGGCTCAGGAAACGGGGCCTTCTACTCAACCGGAATCCAATTTCGATTACGAACCGATACGCGCGGGAGACCAATACATCCGCATGGGCCTTGGAGCCGGAATACCTTTATTCAATATGACTCCGGACGGCATCGAAAGCGAAACGAACTTGAATCTCGGCGGAACCGGATCGATCGGCTATTCCAGATACCTTAATTCGAAAATCGCGGTCGGCGGGGAAATAACATTCGCCTTCAATACGACGATCGGCGGAAACATGTTTTTCTACCTCCCCCTGACGTTTAAAAGCACCTACGAGTTCGTCTACCGGAGGTTCCACTTCCCGGTCTCTCTGGGAGCGGGGTTCGCGTTCCAGACACACAACGCGAACTATTACTTCGGACCGATGCTGAAGCCCGAACTCGGGGCTTACTGGAAATACTCTCCGGACTGGTCCTTCGGCATGACAGCCGCCTGGTCTCTGGTCCCTCAATGGTATACGGACAGCGAATACAACCGGACGGGAAACTTCCTGGACATCAACGCGGGCTTCCGCTACCACTTCTAA